One Papaver somniferum cultivar HN1 chromosome 10, ASM357369v1, whole genome shotgun sequence genomic window carries:
- the LOC113316757 gene encoding F-box/kelch-repeat protein At3g06240-like, whose protein sequence is MHSNRHTNHHDDSGNLGFIVFTTGIFQLYYFEYTENHESPISKVRRFNIKPPCQYYAIVGSFKGLICLDDLKDRFCICNPTTKEYVTLPKPNYKINSGRDFFTAIGFGYLPSTNEYKVVVVDKVEKEPNFVEVLEYTPGSHNGWRNIEKFNQKIEYIVCGWRQGIFSNAALHWMDTTRKIIIFDLADEKFGEHLSPPPLPSGHIKLGVLGGFFVQ, encoded by the coding sequence ATGCACTCAAATCGTCACACTAATCATCATGATGATTCTGGTAATTTAGGTTTTATTGTCTTTACCACAGGTATATTTCAACTTTACTATTTTGAATATACTGAGAATCACGAGTCACCCATTAGTAAAGTTAGACGGTTCAACATAAAACCTCCGTGTCAGTATTATGCTATTGTTGGTTCGTTTAAAGGTTTGATATGTCTTGATGATCTTAAAGATAGATTTTGTATTTGTAACCCCACGACCAAAGAGTATGTTACTCTTCCTAAACCTAATTATAAGATTAATTCTGGTCGGGATTTCTTTACAGCAATCGGATTTGGCTACCTTCCCTCAACCAATGAGtacaaagttgttgtagtagatAAGGTAGAGAAAGAACCCAATTTCGTAGAGGTCTTGGAGTACACTCCTGGTAGTCATAATGGATGGAGAAACATCGAAAAATTCAATCAGAAAATTGAATATATTGTATGCGGATGGCGACAAGGTATATTTTCGAATGCAGCTCTTCATTGGATGGACACCACAAGAAAGATTATAATCTTTGATTTGGCTGATGAAAAGTTTGGTGAACATCTTTCACCACCTCCTTTGCCAAGCGGTCACATAAAACTAGGAGTTTTGGGAGGGTTTTTTGTACAGTAG